CAGACTTCGCGGGATCGTGAAATCCTTCGGCACCGGCGACACGAAAGTGACCGTCCTCAGAGGAATCGATCTCGACATTTATCTGGGCGAGATGCTGTTGCTCGTCGGCGAATCCGGCGGTGGGAAAACCACCCTATTGTCAGCCATTGCCGGCATTCTCGACATTGATGAAGGCGACATCGATGTGCTGGGGGTGCCGCTGAGCGATCTGCCGGCAGGGAAGCGCACGACATTCCGCGGCCAGACGATGGGCTTCATCTATCAGCAATTCAATCTGCTGCCTGCATTGACGGCAACCGAGAACGTCGCCGTGCCGCTCCTGATCCAGAAGATCGGTCGCTCCGAAGCCTTACGGCGGGCGCGGGCCATGCTCGATCGCGTCGGCCTGGGGGAGCGGGCGGAGTTTCTGCCGAAGAATCTCTCCGGCGGGCAGCAGCAACGAGTGGCCATCGCCAGGGCGCTGGTCAATGAACCGCGCCTGCTCATCTGCGATGAGCCGACGGCGGCACTGGATGGCCCAAACGGACAGAAGATCATGGAGCTGTTACGCGAAGTGGGACGCGCACCGGACCGCTGTGTCGTCATCGTCACTCACGACAGTCGCATCTTTCACTTCGGCGACCGTATGGCCAACCTCACGGACGGACGGATTGTCGGCATCGAAACGATTACGAGAGAGGGCACGGTATGATTATCCTCAAACGCGTCAGTGTATGGGCCGCCCTGGCCGGGATTGCCTTCGCAGCCTGGGTCCTGATGGGCGCCAATAAAACCGAACCGATGCCCACACCGATTTCTGAGCCGCCCCGCTCGCCCTATGAACAGACCGTGGCGGCATCCGGAATCATCGAGTCCGTGAACGAAAACGTCCGCATCGCCCCGCCGGTTGCCGGCCTGATTACCAAGATGTTCGTAGCCGTCGGCGATCAGGTGAAAGAGCAGGCCCCGCTGTTCCAACTCGACGACCGGGAATTGCGCGCCCAACTGCTGATCCGCGACGCGGCCATTCCGCCGCTGCAGGCCCAGATCGACGAGCAGAAATACCGCATCGGCGATCTCGACACCCAGTTGCGCCGACTCAAATCCGTGCACGATGAACGTGCCGTGAGTGAAGACGATCTCAAGCGCACGTGGTATGCCCTTGAGGTCGCGAAGCGCACGCAGCAACGCCTCGAAGCCAATCTGAAACAAGCCATCGCCCAGCGAGAAGAAGTCACGATTCTCCTCGACCGGCTGACGGTTCGGGCTCCCCGCGAGGGAGCCATTTTGCAAGTCAACGTCCGCGCCGGCGAGTACGCAACCCCGGGGGCGAGCGAGCCGCTCCTGTTGCTCGGCGACACGCAGCGACTTCAAGTGCGGGCTGATGTCGATGAGGTCAACGCCCCGATGGTCGCGCCACAGGCATCGGGAGTCGCCTCCCTCAAATCCATGGCCGGCACGAAAATCCCGCTGACGTTCGTCCGGATCGAGCCGTATGTCGTGCCCAAGAAATCGTTGACCGGAGACAACAGCGAACGAGTCGACACCAGGGTCCTTCAGATCATCTACCGATTTGATCGTCCGCCGTTTCCCGTCTATGCCGGCCAACAAGTTGATGTGTTCATCCAACGCCAACCCGCCGGCCCGGCAGCATCAGCATCCCGCCCTGCCGCAGCTCGCCAGCAGGAGCCGGCGCCATGACGCGGCGCACGTCGCCCCTTACGATCGCACTCGCGGCTCTGAGTCTGACCGCCTGCGTACAGGGAAAGAACTATGAACGCCCGGCCGTCGACGTTCCAAGCAACTGGTCGAACATCGCAGGGGCAGATCCGGCGCAATTTCCCGCCGATCAGCAACCCGATGCCGAATGGTGGCGCGCGTTCGGAAACGACGAACTCACCGGTCTCATCGAGCGCGCCCTGCAGCAGAATCACGATGTGAAACGCGCGGTGGCCCGCGTGCTCGAAAGCCGCGCGGCCGTCATGTCTGCCTCAGCGGGACTCTATCCCCAGGCCAACCTACAGGGCAGTTACAGCAATCTGGCCGTCTCGAAAAACACCTTCGCGGGCCTGGGGCTTGCCCGAGGCGGACAGCCGGGGCCGCAAGTCTTCGCCACCCCCGGCAGTACATTCAACCTCTGGAACGGATCTTTGGATCTGCGCTGGGAACTGGATTTCTGGGGCCGCATCCGCCGCGGGGAAGAGGCTGCCGTCGCCGAGGTCGGCGCGAATGAACAGGATGCCAGGGCGGTCGCCCTGTCTTTGATCAGCGATCTTGGACAGTCTTACTTCCGCATTCGTGAGCTCGACGAACAGATTGAGATTGCCGCCAGAACCGTTGCAGTACGACAGGAATCCTTGGACATTATCAAGAAGCGGGCATCGGCCGGCCTCGCCTCCGATCTGGATCTGGCGAGAACCGACGTGCTGGTGGCAGAAGCCGCCGGATTGCTCCCCGACCTAACGCGAAGCCGGACGGTGGAACTGCATCGCCTTGAGGTCCTCACGGGTTCATCGCCCGGCTCGATTGACCTTCCTCGTAAAGCCCTGAGCGCCGCCGTGACGCAACCGGAAATTCCCGTCGGTTTGCCCTCTCAGTTACTCGAACGGCGACCGGATATTCTCCAATCAGAATCCACGCTGATGGCCGCGAATGCCCGGATCGGCCAGGCCCGCGCCTACTTCTTCCCGACCCTCTCCATCACCGGGCAAGGCGGCCTGCAGAGCGCCGAATTCGCCAACTGGTTTTCAGGAAACAGCTGGAACTACAGTATCGGTCCATCGATCACCCTGCCGATTTTCCTCGGCGGAACGAATGTGGCCCGGCTCGATCAGGCGGAATCGCGCTACCAGCAAATGTTGGAAAGCTATCAGCAGACCATCCTCCAGGCCTTTCGGGAAGTGGCCGATCTGCTGGTGTCCCTGAATAGCAGAGCCGAGCAGTTGGCTCGCCAGCAGGAACAGCTCGCGGCTGCCAGGACGGCTGTGACCCTGGCCACAGTCAGGTATCGCAAAGGCCTGGTGAATTACCTGGATGTGCTTGATGCCCAACGGGTTGTGCTCTCGGCCGAAACCCAAGTGGTCCTGACTGAACGGGCGCGATTGACGGATATGGTCAGCCTGTTCAAAGCGTTGGGGGGAGGATGGAAGCAGCCGGCCCCACCGATTTCTCCGGCATAATCCAGGCCGTCAAAACCGAGTCCCGGTCTCGATGATCGACCTGCCGTCCTGCCCCCCTCCGCGACTAGGAGCCTGTCCGAGTAATGGCTGACCATGCGTGACAAGACGTAGATTCACGGCAGGACCAGCAGCGATTCGGTCCGCCGCCGAAGGGTGTGGCCGATACGTGTGCCAATGAGTGGAATTGTGATCGGTTTGGGGGGATTCATCCTCTCGCTCCGGCCAATTTCAGCAGGTTGTGAACGCTACAGAGCAAACTCCACTCCCCGGCAACCTGCAACTGGCCCCGCAACAAGAACTGCCTGAACCCACGCGCCTGCTTGATCTGGCCAAACACGGGTTCGACCACCTGCTTGCGCAGACGATAGCGACTGCGATACCCGGCGCGTTTCAGGCGGATCGCCATCGCGTGCACTCGCGTCCTCGGAACGGTCTTGCGTTTGCCAATGGCCGAGGCCGCACCGTGCTGGTGCCGACCCGTGGCGATGTAGCCTCGCACATGGCGGCGAGCCAACACTGTGAGATTGTGCTCGGAGCAATACCCCGCATCTGCTGACAGCTCCCGCGCCTGCCGGCCCGTGTTGCGCCTGATGTGCGTTAGCATCGGCTCGAGTTGGTGCGCGTCACTCGCCTGGTTCGTCAGCCCCTGCGCGACGATCACCTGGTGCTCGGCATCGACGGCTGCTTGGGCGTTATAGCCTTGGATGAAGCCGTCCTGCGTCTTCATGATGCGACTGTCCGGATCGGTGAAATTGCGCTGCGCGCGGGCGTGGGGCGTGCCGGGCGGATTCTTCGCCGGACGGCCTCGTCGCGGGCGATCCGACGGGAGATCGGCCGTCCGCTTCTTGCCCAAGGCCTTGGCCTGTGCCTCGGCTTCCAAGGCTGCTTTTGCGGCGCGAATCTTCTCCACGCGGTGCTGCTTGTTCGTCACCCACTCCGGCAGCTCGTCCCCACGCCGGTCGACGCCATACGCCGCGTCCTCGTGCGCGTCGCTGGTTGCGGCCTGTGCCAACCACTGGGCGACCTCGGCGGCCAGCGCCGGTTCGGCGGTCTGCATCCGGCTGTAGCTCATGGCCTTATGCTTGGAGGCGTTGGCGCGGATCTTCGTCCCATCTAATGCGACGTGGCCCAAGCGCACCAATCCCGCCTGTTGGCACAGCTGGAGCACCTGCGTGAACAGTCCACCCAGCGCCGGCAGGTGCCGTTTTCGAAAGTCGCTGATCGTGCGAAAATCTGGACTCTGCCGCGCGGTCACGGCCATGACATCTACTCGCTCCTCACACGCCTTCGCAATCCGTCGCGACGCGTAGAGCCCTTGGCTGTACGCATACAGCAGAAGGGCGGTCATCATCGTGGGATCATACGGCGGAAACCCGCGGTCTTCGGTGTAGGGCGTCAAGAGCGCCGACACATCCAGCGACTCGCGAACCAAATCCCGCACGAAGTGAGCCAGATGCCCAGCGGGCAC
This Nitrospira sp. DNA region includes the following protein-coding sequences:
- a CDS encoding IS1182 family transposase gives rise to the protein VPAGHLAHFVRDLVRESLDVSALLTPYTEDRGFPPYDPTMMTALLLYAYSQGLYASRRIAKACEERVDVMAVTARQSPDFRTISDFRKRHLPALGGLFTQVLQLCQQAGLVRLGHVALDGTKIRANASKHKAMSYSRMQTAEPALAAEVAQWLAQAATSDAHEDAAYGVDRRGDELPEWVTNKQHRVEKIRAAKAALEAEAQAKALGKKRTADLPSDRPRRGRPAKNPPGTPHARAQRNFTDPDSRIMKTQDGFIQGYNAQAAVDAEHQVIVAQGLTNQASDAHQLEPMLTHIRRNTGRQARELSADAGYCSEHNLTVLARRHVRGYIATGRHQHGAASAIGKRKTVPRTRVHAMAIRLKRAGYRSRYRLRKQVVEPVFGQIKQARGFRQFLLRGQLQVAGEWSLLCSVHNLLKLAGARG
- a CDS encoding efflux transporter outer membrane subunit, whose amino-acid sequence is MTRRTSPLTIALAALSLTACVQGKNYERPAVDVPSNWSNIAGADPAQFPADQQPDAEWWRAFGNDELTGLIERALQQNHDVKRAVARVLESRAAVMSASAGLYPQANLQGSYSNLAVSKNTFAGLGLARGGQPGPQVFATPGSTFNLWNGSLDLRWELDFWGRIRRGEEAAVAEVGANEQDARAVALSLISDLGQSYFRIRELDEQIEIAARTVAVRQESLDIIKKRASAGLASDLDLARTDVLVAEAAGLLPDLTRSRTVELHRLEVLTGSSPGSIDLPRKALSAAVTQPEIPVGLPSQLLERRPDILQSESTLMAANARIGQARAYFFPTLSITGQGGLQSAEFANWFSGNSWNYSIGPSITLPIFLGGTNVARLDQAESRYQQMLESYQQTILQAFREVADLLVSLNSRAEQLARQQEQLAAARTAVTLATVRYRKGLVNYLDVLDAQRVVLSAETQVVLTERARLTDMVSLFKALGGGWKQPAPPISPA
- a CDS encoding ABC transporter ATP-binding protein, which encodes MMDYPAELQTQPAAVRLRGIVKSFGTGDTKVTVLRGIDLDIYLGEMLLLVGESGGGKTTLLSAIAGILDIDEGDIDVLGVPLSDLPAGKRTTFRGQTMGFIYQQFNLLPALTATENVAVPLLIQKIGRSEALRRARAMLDRVGLGERAEFLPKNLSGGQQQRVAIARALVNEPRLLICDEPTAALDGPNGQKIMELLREVGRAPDRCVVIVTHDSRIFHFGDRMANLTDGRIVGIETITREGTV
- a CDS encoding efflux RND transporter periplasmic adaptor subunit; amino-acid sequence: MIILKRVSVWAALAGIAFAAWVLMGANKTEPMPTPISEPPRSPYEQTVAASGIIESVNENVRIAPPVAGLITKMFVAVGDQVKEQAPLFQLDDRELRAQLLIRDAAIPPLQAQIDEQKYRIGDLDTQLRRLKSVHDERAVSEDDLKRTWYALEVAKRTQQRLEANLKQAIAQREEVTILLDRLTVRAPREGAILQVNVRAGEYATPGASEPLLLLGDTQRLQVRADVDEVNAPMVAPQASGVASLKSMAGTKIPLTFVRIEPYVVPKKSLTGDNSERVDTRVLQIIYRFDRPPFPVYAGQQVDVFIQRQPAGPAASASRPAAARQQEPAP